The Euphorbia lathyris chromosome 4, ddEupLath1.1, whole genome shotgun sequence genomic interval ttaagtcaactttagtgtgttcttaagtttctaagatttactagaaccaatagcgtcctaaaggaacattctttcttgcattaagatcaaagctgcatttctgttaagaaaacctttgacacaaccatctaacatgtCTGCTTCGAGATTGcgagattaatagagatatcagtgaagatgcaagcagtgtcctaacattcatctatcacatgcataaatgcctAAGCATAGAAATATAAACCctcatcaacacatcattggtaaaacaccaGAAATTCATTGCAAAGTTATAAGACTTACATTACCGGCCCGGactggccgtgcccattcaaaatggattactcactcatatcaagCAGTGAGCAATCAGAAATTCTTTCAACATTAAAAAACTCCATCGGAGAGCTCTCTTCTTTTTCTAGATAGTCACTTTCTGTTCTAAAATATGCTACCTTTAAATATCCACCACCCCAATCTTCCATTTGctacatctatttaaaggaAAGACCGGGGCCAAAATCGGTACCCGAAAGTACCTTTACAAAATATTACAGAAATAAGTCAATTGTCCAAAAATCTAAACAAACTAGAAATGATAAgggatccttttgacccttgaacactcaagggtcgaaactTCTTGTCATCTTGCTACTTAGGTAAAGCTCTGATACACCTTTCCACCTGCTGCCTCTGCCACGCCCACTTTTGTCATGTCGTTGTCCGTCATCAGattatccggcgtttgaccgctgcaTCAgagaaaggctccactcctctttggcagttgcgaaacaagctgtttccagatTGTTTGGCTTCATCTTTACTTATCtgtaaaaaaacattaatcagcCCTTCATTCTCGCAATATAACAGAAAACACCCCTATTCTTTTATAAATATCGTGTTAAactttagtcaatttcatgcctaacacctAGCCTCCCCATCTTACCCTTGTTCCCATGTTTTGCTAAGAAACCCTATTCAAGGGTTTTTAGTCTTTGGTCACATGTTTAGAGGAAGTATTTAAGCCTCTCCTTTTGTAATGTTGGACAACTTTTGATAATATTGAATTtgaaagcctccattggagcaccaaGATTTATCCTtgtgggtttattcaaccttctagtttagctagagaagtttgtaaactttgttggtttacgattaaaaccttcacccgatttcaatctacatcacTTTCGGTGTCGTTGAGTCGTCGATCACCAATCTAACCATCCAAATCTGTACTCCATAATTTCTAGTTCCGCTACTGTTGAGATGGAATAGAATATACAcaaaaagaagatgaaaaatgacttatttcaaaaccaaaactatTAATCTAAGCACTAATAATACCCATAAAACtaggagttcttatattaagcacatGGTTTTCCATGTCATTTGGAGGACCCCAAATTCATATTTGGACATGTGTGTAGTGAGGATTTAAAAATTACAAGTGCATGTTACACATAGCAAATATGTATAAGAAGTCCTCTATTTGATATAGAGAACcgagtgcttctaataatttttcTTAAAACTAGATGGAATAATGGTTGAGTTAAAAAGAAGTCTCTCAAAGATTTCAAGACATCCAATATCGGATTATATTTTACAGTAACCTAATGAAAAACTTTTTAGGTGTGTGATGGTTTCTATCAAACCACGATTCATGTTCACCGATAGAgctaataaaataaagaaaaattaattaaaaaatattctataaTTAACATGCACAATGCATGGTTTTCGAGTagtattttttgttaaattttatcAAAAGCCACCAATTGATGAATTGATTCATACCGTACATAATATGTCTAGAGAGAGCTAATGCACTCCATAATATACCATAAACCAAATCAAATCAATTTAAGATAATGAATGAAGtgaattgtattataataatgGAGTTTCAAAAACTTTGTATTGGGACAATCTCAAAATGTAGTTGAAAAGGATATTGGACACATGCCAATATGTAGACCCCAAAAGAAAGAAGTTGTAATGTCACAAACTTATAGATTAATAAAGTTAATCTCCTTTAATTAAACTTATCCTATGTTATCTATAGAGAATGATATCTCATAGGAAATTCTTCAATAATAtacgcatatatatatatgccttTCAAAAGAATTGTTTAAAATTGGTTTTCCTATGAATCTAAATAATTTAAGACCCCATTTTAGTTAATCACATAtcctaatcctatttgtggatCTTCTAGTGTACAATTCTGTTGGACCAATTAAATTAGTAATCACTAGCTTTAAGcaatactaataataataaaaactaatacaTGTGCTCTTAATCTATTTCTGCTTTTGGAAAttgaatttaatttgtttggATAGATACTTGCTTTTCCTTAACCATTCATTAATTGTCTTGTTGTCGATAAATTAATGACACAACTATTTCGAATAGTTTTTCTTTGATTATTATTTCTCTTTCGATCAAATTGTACTTGTGGAGTAGGTACACTGCCGAATCATGTAAATTTTtgcattatttattttattattctcttttattttttgttaatttatttattcaaattaaatattttgttacACTACGGGATCTTCCCTAaccaattggtatcagagccaattaATATTTACTATGACGATAATAAAATTTGATATCAAGAAGTATGATCATACTATCAGTTTTTCCCTATGGCAAGTCAAGATGAAAGCTATTTTGACACAGTACGGATTGCATAAGGTGCTACTAGACGAGTTACCTGCCACAGTAACAAATGAGAATAAAGGAGGAGAAAGCTCTAGCTATCATCTAATTATGCTTGTTGAACGAGGTTCTGTGTGAAGTCATTCATGAGAAGACTCCCAAAGGCTTATGAGAGAAACTTGAGTCTCTCTACATGTCCAAAAACCTCACCAATAAGCTTGTTGTGAAGCATCATCTTCACATGCTCAATATGTGAAAGGTACATCCCTAAAGTCACACATTGATAATTTCAGTTTCATTCTGCTGGAACTGGAAAATTTAGATATTAAATATGAATAAGAAGACAAAGCTCTTATGTTGTTACGATCTCCACCGTTGTCTTTCGACAATTTTCAGGAGACCATGATCTACCATAAAAACACTCTAACTATGGATGGAGTTAAAGGGTGtctattttcaaaaataattgaTAAACAAAGAGCTTTTTGGTGACAAAAATGGCTATGTAGAAAGTATGTTTGTTAGAGGGAGATTTACTATAAGAGATCCCAACAGCAACAACAATCGATCCAACTCTAAAGCAAAATCTAGATACAGTAATTTGACATGCAATTACTGTAAAAAAAAGGACACATCAAAGTTGAATGTTTCAAGCTAGAGagaaaaaataaaggaaaggTTCATAAATAAGACAACCCTACCGAAGCCAGTGTcgttgaagatgaagtagatTGTAAAGTTTATGTCGTCTCCGACGATGATGTTAGATCTTGACAAGGATGGATCCTTGACTCTACTTGCTCATTTCATATTTGTCTATATAGAGATTGGTTTTCCTCTTATGAATCGGTAAACAGAGGAGTTGTGTTGATGGGCAATGATTCCCCTTGTAAAGTTATTGGTATTGGTACCGTCAAAATCAAAATGCATGATGGTGTTGTCAAAACATTGACAGATGTACGACATGTTCCTGacatgaagaagaaacttatctttttatcTGCTTTAGACGAGAATAGTTGCAAATTTTCTATTAGAGATGAAGTCTTTAAGGTTTTGAAAGGTTATTTGGTTGTAGTCAAAGCCAGAAAAGTTGGAAGATTATACGTTTTATAAGGTTGAACAACCACGGGCCTTGCTGTAGTTTTCTCTTCCATGCTAGAGTCAGACATTACCAAATTGTGGCATAAGAGACTTGGTCACATTTGTGAGAAACATACCTAGAAGTTGGAGTTCTATGATCACTGTATTTTTGGCAAGCACAAAGGATCCAGTTTCATTGTTGGTGTTCACCTAACAAAAGTCACTTTGGACTATATCCATTCAGACCTATGGGACCCTACACATGTTCCTTCAAAAGTTGGCGCTCGATATATGCCTACTTCATTGATAGTTACTCTAGGAAGGTTTGGGCTTAATCTTGAAGCATAAAAATGATGTATTTGCCACTTTCAAATAATGGAAGGCCTTAGTGGAAAACTAGACTGGTAAGAAGATTAATCATCCCCTCACTGATAATGGTCTAGAGTTCTACAATGATGAATTCAAcacattttataaatatatgtgCATCACTAGACATCTCACAGTTCTAGGAACCACAATAAAATGGTGTAGCTGTGTGGATGAACAGAATTATGTTGGAAATGGTTCGATGTATGTGATCAAATTCTAGCTTATCTAAAGACCTTTGGACTTAAGTAAATTTAGCAGCTTGTCATTTGGTGAATCGTTCTCCGTCTGCTTTAATTAATTGTAATACTCCTGAAGAGTCATGGTCTGGAAACTTGCTGATCATTCTAATTTCAAGATTTTTGGATGTCTTGTTTATGTCCATGTCAATAATGGAAAATTGGAGCCCATATCTAAAAAGAGTATTTTTCTCGTCTATCCTCCTTGTGTAAAGGGATATAAAGTTTGTCTTCTTGATCCCAAGTCACCAAAATCTGTAATTAGTAGAAATATTGTATTCAAAGAATCTATCATGCTTCATCCAAATAAGTCTTTAGTTGCTTCTGACAACAAGATACAGAATTTAGATAAGCAGGTGGAGGTTCAAGTTGAGTTGGAGAATTCATTCTCTCCATTGAATGACCAATTGGTAGAGTCTATTGAAGTAGAAGAATCTACAACTGATGAAGATGGACATTCATTTGCTAGAAGCAGGCCAGAAAGATAAAGAAAATAACCTATAAGTTTAGCAGATTATGTCACTTTTGCCTGTGTTCCTATGTAAGCGATTGAATGATATCATGAATATAATGAACTTTCCAGAGTCTACGATGAATGTacatttttgaaattccatGCCATTATCTGAGTGTATTGTTTTGATTTGTTTGTGGAATTGTGTTTGTATATGTTTGCAAAATTACTGTAGTAAGGATCTGGCTTCTCCCTTAATTTTCATTAAGGATATCCAAGTATATCTACTATGGTCACCCATAATAGTTAGGAAGTAATTCCCATTAGTGAAAGATTTTTGAATTGGACCCCATATGTCAACATGAATCAAATCAAAACAGCTGCTCGAATAACTTTCACTTAACTGAAATGataatttcttttgttttgccCTATGGCATACATCACAAGGATCAGGAAAACTATCACTACACACCGGAATCAACTGATCCAACTTTTCCATTCTGTTTTTTGATGCATGACCAAGCCTGAAATGCCATGGGTGTTTATTTGAATTTGATATAGACATAACTTGTGGTCCTGTAAACAAAGAAAGCTTGGGTAAAGGGTGTTCCAGATAATAGAGACCTCCACGCTCCCTAGCATAGCCAATCATGTGCCATTTTGTAAGATCTTGTAGCACACAGCCTTCTTTGGTTACCACTATGCATAGACTGTTTATGGTTATAAGTTTGCCCGTTGAAATGAGATTATATTCAAAAGATGGAACATATAGCACATTATGCACTATCAAATCTGGTGATAAGCATATTTCCCCAATGTGAGTGACTATTACAGAATTTCCATTTGGTAACTGTACATGACAGTCAGTTACTTCCTCATAAGAGGCAAAATATCTCATATCACATACAATGTGATCTGTAGCACATGTGTCAATGATCCAGGTTTCCCTGGTTGACATATTAGAGAAAGTGCTAAGAATTATACCAGATTTGTCCACCTTAGCACTAAGATTTGCACTGCTTGTATGATTCTGAGCTTTGCCAAATGATTGGGGCAGCAAGGCTATCAACTGTTGGTACTGTGCTTTAGTGAGCATTTGATTCTCTGGTATAGTCTGCTGCTGTTAAGTTGAATGATCAACTTGATACTCCTGATCTTATTCTGAATCAATATCACCATACTGACTTTGTGCAGCATAATTCACCTTAGCCATGACATGTTTGTTCTTGTGCTTATTGTTATAGTTAGGTGGGTATCCATGCTTCTTAAAGCAGGTATCCTCAATATGGCTAGGAGTGTTACAATAACTACACATAGGAGGGTTTTTGCCATAATTCTTTCTTGAATTGTGTGAGTTCTTGGGTTTATATGAGTTTTGTGATTTGGAGGGGCTAGATGAAAATTGGTTGGTGTTTGTGTAACCAGCAAAAGGAATTGGACCAGCCTTAGTTTTGGTAGTGTGACTAAGTTGTCTCTCATGCTGTATGGTTAAAGCATAAACACGATTAAGAGAAGGTAATGTTtccattatcaaaatttaagaGCAGACTGTAGCATAATTCTCATTTAAACCTTGGAGAAATGTTATTACCTGATTTGCATCATATTGATCCTTGAATGCTTGAAAAGCACCACAGTTGCAAGATGGATCACAGCTGCATTTTGGTAATGGCCTTAGGTTCAGCGACTCATCATATAATATCTTGAGTCCTGTGTAATAGTCAGTAACTGCAAGTTCTCTCTGTTTGAAGGTATGtatctccttcttcaattctgAAATTCGAATAGAATCCCCTTGTGATAAGCGATCATGAAGATCTTTCCACATATCACAAGCTTTATCGATCCATATAATACTCTGAGCAATTTGAGGTGAAACAGCGTGTAACAACCATGAAATCACCATATTGTTACATCTTTGCCAGGTTGGGTAGAGTTGATCATTAGTTGCTGGAATAGTGAAAGTTCCATCAACGAAGGGAAATTTATTTTTGGATATGAGAGCTACCTTTGCTGACCTTGGCTATTGATGGTAATTAGGTCCAGTAAGGATTTGAGAAACGAGGGTTAAAGCTAAAGTTTCATTTCCAGGTAGGAAATATAAATTTCCAGGGATGTTAGCCATAATAGCTAAAATTgagaaaagaagagaagaaagagctAGCAATGAAGcttatgctctgataccatgataaACTTGCAAACGATTATTGAAAAAATTTAAATCTCTTTTCTCAATCTTATTTACAGTATGCACATGCATTTATATACAAATTTGAGGAATAAGACGCTCCTCTCATTTACAAATCTAACGCTCAATTTTCACTGTACAATTGTTGATAGGATCCAATGGGTGAGAAGCTTTAATATGTCATCAACCTGCTGTGATTGGTTTCCTGTATCCGTATGAATTGATGACCTGACATGGGAATCATCTTTGTGCAGTTGGAATTGTTAGTTGCGTTTCCTGTTTTCACGGACAAGCACACTAGAGCAAGTCTGAACAGATTTTTACGGAAGAAGGATGTGGATAATGGAACGCAGCGTGTCAATTAGTTCTGTAATTTTGTTGTTCTTGTGATATGCTGCGTTTAGTCAAATTATTGGTGACCGTTGTATATTTGAATTCCTCCTTTCTATTTGCTACCGTTAATAAGTCCGTAAGTAATAAATGAAATCCATAAATTATCTGCAAACTTaccgaaaaatattttataagtaATTTGTCAGTAAATTGTCACCAATGCATATGATAGTGGGTCATGTTTCAGTGATAGCGACTACAAGTGGTCGCAAAACACCGATCGTTAAATACGTGATGGACTTTTGCGATCGGTTTTAAGGTTGCAATTTTTTTGCGATCGCTCATGCAAATAGGGTTGCAGATTTAACAACCCACTAAGTAGCGACTGATCACATTCGGTCGCTAAAACACATTTGTGACTAAATTAGTGATCAGGATTTCGGTCGCTAACTCACTGTTTTCTGATAATGATGAAATGAAAAAATCACTTATGTATccaatatcatatatatatatataaaagaatattCTAATCATTTTATTATTAGTATACTTTTTGGTAAATTGAATATTAGTATACTGGTAGCATAGTATCATTCTTTTTTCGAACCAAATATTAGAAATATTTTATTTCCTCTTTATTCTATATTTTATCCCCTCCTCTATTTAATTTCACCAAATAAACATGGCCAAAGTATTTGTTTGATTATTTGGTTATTATATATCAAAGCATATAAGAAACGACTATTTAAGATTTTGAGATATTATTACTATTTATCATTCTCTCTTTATTCCAAAGCCTAATTATTTGTTCCAAGAAATCCTATTTTACTACTCCTCCTATATCCAAATAGTAATTAAGCAccaatatataatattattgatGAGATATTgtggaatttaattaatttattgaggTGACCGAATTTAAAGTTGCATCATTTTATACATAAAGTTTAATAGGTGTTTCATTCAGTTTTTGGGACCACATTTTGTATTTCACTTCAAATTGCAGAAAATATAGGTTTCGTTTGGTAAAATGTAATGATTTTTGTAATGAAATTATCGTTACATTGAAATATCATTACCTTATTTCATTGCATGTTACAATTTTGGTATAACGGAATGAGAAAACTATGAGTCAAATTTTGTTCAACTACTCTTGTAATCCTtattgagggcgagccttggcgcaacggtaaaacgttatTGTCGTGTGATCGAatgtcacgggttcgagtcttaggagcgacctcttgccaaaaaattggcaagggaagactagcccccagtacacccttgtggtgggatccctccccggaccctcgctgagcggggacgcgtagtgcaccggaccGCCGTTTTTACTCTTGTAATTCTtattacatagaaaaatgacttgATGTAATCCTATTCCTACTTTCAAACCTCcatttaatatatcatttatcaAATCTCACATTTCATCCTTgtcaaaaacgcaaaaagtaaaaaaacattaaaaactgaaaacgagaaaaaaaaacacgcgaaaaatgaaaaaacatagaaaaaccgtgaaaaatattgaaaatgaaaacttaaaaagacgagaaaaatgtaaaaattatatactaatttattgattccagataatataattttgtatttgatttcgattcaattttttgcttttttcgtgttttgtgtttttcttatttttttatgtttttcgttgattttaatcATGTAAACAAAATTTTATGCttacatttaattaggaaaacataAGTATTACAATGGTAATTACATTccataattttctttttatttgtcaaTCAAACATTATTCCATTTAATTACATTACAAATTTGATTGCATTATAACTTTTATTACATTATATTGCATCATGGCATACCAAACGGATCCGtagtgtttggttaggtttatacaaTAATAgcatttaacatttttttatataaatagaaGCATTTTAAAGCTTTCACGAAAAGctcgttttggagcgtttcgtGAAAAGTTgtttgtgttgaaacacctttccacaagattttgatttgacaaaatcatccatgattaagaggcaattaaatttaaatgctttgatttaattgtactaatgtgtttgttcaatattgagtgcaaaaatatatataaagttaaacaggacaaaagtcagcataagccaagctgagtggaatggaactcagcatgaaagaatagaagctgagtgaagtggaactcagtctcagaagtcttcttcaaagttgccagaacgaagctgactaaattagaagactccttcagaattgaataaacagaacggagctgactaagaaggaactcagcatagatATTGAACATTcaaagataacgaatgaagctgagtgacagtcaggacagcatgaaggatccgttcactaaaggacaaagtctgccaatcttctgcaccaataattaaagcctcgaaaatacacagaagactaattccaagaaacatgggtcaatggattattggtaaaagacaactggcacaaaaagacaagtctgatgcaagaagacaaaacctgacgcctgaagaaaacagaggaagggaatggcggaacagtctgaagctgaccagaagatgtttcccaaaagagccgttttggtgttaacggctaaaacaattcaaatgatccatctgcagatttccatctataaaaggacaatcaagaaccttagatcattgccgaagtatcaaaagaaaaatacaagagagaaaatcttcaaagcactcaaatacaaaaagatcttacaccaacgtttctattctctgtgtaaatgctagattgattgttttgtaatcatctaaggtgttctttacttgaaaaagaacaagtgtgtaatcaataggaatattgagcgtgttgagctgagtacttggttgtaagtattcagtggtagaaaaatctaagtgttgggttgtagtacttagtaggagctgagtagacaaatagaggacgtactcttgcatactcactgccttgtaaagggtttgtgctctaccttgaaagagctcagtattggattgaaaatcccaggaggaactggggactggacgtaggcagagaggccgaaccaggataagtcgtgctgagtaacttctaaactctttctctcaatatatatatatatttatgtgcatgtgttgcttgtgaaatttactcagcttataaattgttaaaactgaaactgagtaaatctgagtgctgagttggaagctgacctttcaagtgtcaattcccaactctcaagtcaagcagtcttagtcagcatagaactaaaactgtctgactaatcaatcggtcgtgctgaccaacacgctgagttgttaaattcttaaaataacattaagtcagcataattaaaagcgaaaaagttacattagttcctatcccccccttggaactaattactagggaccaacaagtggtatcagagcctaagctcactactcaaagatctaacaatcttgagctgatcccgaaaaatgggtgagaatagcactcgtttccttctaggaaaccaaacaacacagatactccctgagggactatcaatcactagacctcccttattctttggatcaaattatacattctggaagaataggatgaagaactttattcaagccacaaacatgagtgtatggcttgcaattgttcaaggtccacatgtgccatacaaaactgttaacaatgagaaaattgttaaaagtgaagctgagtggacagaggatgacctcagaaaattacaaaataatgcttcggctatcaatatgcttcactgtgttctagatgctgcagaatacaataagattttaggttgtgagtcagcacatgagatctggaagaagctggaagtgacttatgaaggcaccagcaaggtcaaggaatccaaagtgaaccaacacatgcgattgtatgagctgttcgagatgactgacaatgaggatatctcagcaatgaatgccaggttcaccaacataataaatgagcttaaaagactcgataagaatttcactgaagaagaacaagtgaagaagatcttacgaagtcttcccaaaagctggcaagctaagaagacagctgtagaggaagctcaagacctgacgacatacaaatatgatgagctgatcggttccttgctgacccatgaaatttccatgaaaaactttgaagctaaagaaaaatctgaggacaagaaacagaaatcactagtgatgaaagctgactccacagaagctgagtcaactgatgatgaggaaatggccatgtttactagaaaaatgaaaaagttgttcagaagaaatgaaagaaacagtaagcggccatacaagagaggagacaaatataaagctgagtccagtgacaccagatacaaaaaggatagctccaagcctgtcacatgttatgagtgccatcaaactgggcatattaagtcaagctgtcctaatctgaagaaagataagaatggaagcaaaaaggcaatggtggccacatggagtgatagtgatgagtcgacatcatctgaagctgagcaaaatgaaacagccaacatatgtttcatggcagatgatggagctgaccaatctcaatctgagcaagctaaCCTCTCTGGAGActctgagcaggaggaaaacaacaatgaggtaacatccttactttcgcttagaaacgaaatggtaaatgccctgagtgacttatatgcactaactaagaagtgtaacaaaaatattaaatcattcagcaggcgatgtgacgagattgaagaggtcaagctgagtgacctccgatatctcctccaggacaactcagatttacataccaacatgcaaatcttgcataagtttgtcacgaaggttcaatctgagtcaaagaaacttagaaaggatgtcacaaccttgCAGAGTCAAGTGAAAGGCTCaagtagaaataaaccccatgctgagtacgcaagtactagtcagcataagcaattcactcaatgtgagtgttgtggaaaaagggggcacacaaaagatgtgtgttggcataacaagcggattgtccaatgtgacttctgcggaagaaaagggcattccACAAAAGTATGCTGGCACGCCCAACACAccaatgctgaccatactcagtacaaccctcaaagggtacctttttgtgacttctgtggtaagcctggccacactataaaagtatgtcgtcacaagttgaaatatgactttgcacctgtttacgctaacaagaaaggacctaAAAAGAATTGcgtacctaaaaacgaatagtttaaaatgcaggtcagcttgatatgcgtggagaaatcaaaactttggtatatagacagcgcatgctcaagacacatgacaggtgatgaaactcagttcatcacactagagcttaaacgaggaggtagtgtaagctttggagacaacaagaagggcaagatagttggctcaggaactatcggaggtaaccctaaaattgagtcagtctccttagttaaaggtctcaaatataatcttctaagcgtagctcagctttgcaagagtggaagaaaggttatatttgatgatactaagtgtcaaatacttgaggggaaaacaaatgatttgattttaacagcccctcgtgtagaaaatgtttacatgttgagtttggaaaaacaattttcaaaaagtatatgcttggtgtctaaagaggacaactcatggctatggcataggagacttgggcatgtcagcatggacctcctagccaaattagctagaaaacaactagttgaaggattaccca includes:
- the LOC136227424 gene encoding uncharacterized protein, with product MVISWLLHAVSPQIAQSIIWIDKACDMWKDLHDRLSQGDSIRISELKKEIHTFKQRELAVTDYYTGLKILYDESLNLRPLPKCSCDPSCNCGAFQAFKDQYDANQHERQLSHTTKTKAGPIPFAGYTNTNQFSSSPSKSQNSYKPKNSHNSRKNYGKNPPMCSYCNTPSHIEDTCFKKHGYPPNYNNKHKNKHVMAKVNYAAQSQYGDIDSE